The following are encoded together in the Lathyrus oleraceus cultivar Zhongwan6 chromosome 3, CAAS_Psat_ZW6_1.0, whole genome shotgun sequence genome:
- the LOC127132527 gene encoding pectin acetylesterase 12 isoform X1 — protein sequence MMKLILIITFSFVISVIRSETQKETLSPLYMLENDDFSAKVPSSKPQPLMVPLTLIQGADSKGAVCLDGTLPGYHLHPGSGSGVNNWIVNLEGGGWCNNIRTCVFRKTTRRGSSKYMDKQIPFTGILSNKAEENPGFVFFFLFTLHMHRLVVLEIASYGYSNLCVLYCLLLCTDFFNWNRVKVRYCDGASFGGDSENKAANLQFRGQKIWLAAMEELMSKGLKNAKQALLSGCSAGGLATILHCDEFGSLFPKSTKVKCFSDAGFFLDATDVSGGRTLRKMFGGVVSLQEVQKNLPESCLNHLDPTSCFFPENLIDHIQTPLFLLNAAYDGWQLYESLAPSTADPHGYWKACKLNQTNCNSTQIEFLQKFRNQMLNDVKGFSATSQSGLFINSCFTHCQSERQDTWFADDSPLLNNTRIAKAVGNWFFDRQVVKEIDCPYPCDKTCHSLFS from the exons ATGATGAAACTGATTCTCATTATAACGTTTTCTTTCGTTATCTCAGTTATTAGATCTGAGACTCAGAAAGAGACTCTTTCTCCTCTGTATATGTTGGAAAACGATGACTTTTCAGCTAAAGTTCCTTCTTCCAAACCTCAACCTCTCATGGTGCCACTCACTCTTATTCAAGGAGCTGATTCTAAAGGAGCAG TATGTTTGGATGGAACATTGCCTGGTTACCACTTGCATCCTGGATCTGGATCTGGTGTGAATAATTGGATAGTTAATTTAGAG GGAGGAGGATGGTGTAACAATATCAGAACTTGTGTGTTTAGAAAAACTACTCGGCGCGGTTCGTCGAAATACATGGATAAGCAAATACCATTCACAGGGATATTGAGCAATAAAGCTGAAGAAAATCCTGgttttgtttttttctttctttttaccCTTCACATGCATAGATTGGTAGTTCTAGAGATTGCAAGTTATGGTTACTCAAATTTGTGTGTGCTGTATTGTCTTCTTTTGTGCACAGATTTTTTTAACTGGAATCGAGTCAAAGTGCGGTACTGCGATGGCGCATCTTTCGGCGGAGACAGTGAAAATAAG GCTGCAAACCTTCAATTTAGAGGGCAAAAAATATGGCTAGCTGCAATGGAGGAATTAATGTCGAAGGGACTGAAGAACGCTAAACAG GCTCTTTTGTCCGGATGCTCTGCGGGCGGTCTGGCAACTATACTACATTGTGACGAATTCGGAAGCTTGTTTCCAAAATCTACCAAAGTGAAATGTTTCAGTGATGCAGGGTTTTTTCTTGACGC AACCGATGTATCGGGCGGACGCACGTTGAGGAAAATGTTCGGAGGCGTTGTTAGCTTACAG GAAGTGCAAAAGAATCTGCCCGAAAGTTGTCTTAACCACCTCGATCCAACTTCG TGCTTCTTTCCTGAAAACTTGATAGACCATATTCAAACTCCGCTGTTTCTGCTAAACGCGGCTTATGATGGATGGCAG TTGTACGAAAGTTTAGCCCCGTCTACGGCCGATCCCcatggctattggaaagcttgtaaACTGAATCAGACGAATTGTAACTCGACTCAAATTGAGTTCCTCCAAA AGTTCAGGAATCAAATGCTAAACGACGTAAAAGGATTCTCAGCGACATCTCAATCCGGACTATTCATAAACTCTTGTTTTACGCATTGTCAATCCGAGAGACAAGATACATGGTTTGCTGACGACTCTCCGCTCCTTAACAACACG CGGATTGCGAAGGCAGTTGGAAATTGGTTTTTCGATCGTCAAGTTGTTAAAGAAATTGATTGTCCTTATCCGTGCGACAAAACCTGCCATAGTCTGTTCTCGTGA
- the LOC127132527 gene encoding pectin acetylesterase 12 isoform X2 yields MMKLILIITFSFVISVIRSETQKETLSPLYMLENDDFSAKVPSSKPQPLMVPLTLIQGADSKGAVCLDGTLPGYHLHPGSGSGVNNWIVNLEGGGWCNNIRTCVFRKTTRRGSSKYMDKQIPFTGILSNKAEENPDFFNWNRVKVRYCDGASFGGDSENKAANLQFRGQKIWLAAMEELMSKGLKNAKQALLSGCSAGGLATILHCDEFGSLFPKSTKVKCFSDAGFFLDATDVSGGRTLRKMFGGVVSLQEVQKNLPESCLNHLDPTSCFFPENLIDHIQTPLFLLNAAYDGWQLYESLAPSTADPHGYWKACKLNQTNCNSTQIEFLQKFRNQMLNDVKGFSATSQSGLFINSCFTHCQSERQDTWFADDSPLLNNTRIAKAVGNWFFDRQVVKEIDCPYPCDKTCHSLFS; encoded by the exons ATGATGAAACTGATTCTCATTATAACGTTTTCTTTCGTTATCTCAGTTATTAGATCTGAGACTCAGAAAGAGACTCTTTCTCCTCTGTATATGTTGGAAAACGATGACTTTTCAGCTAAAGTTCCTTCTTCCAAACCTCAACCTCTCATGGTGCCACTCACTCTTATTCAAGGAGCTGATTCTAAAGGAGCAG TATGTTTGGATGGAACATTGCCTGGTTACCACTTGCATCCTGGATCTGGATCTGGTGTGAATAATTGGATAGTTAATTTAGAG GGAGGAGGATGGTGTAACAATATCAGAACTTGTGTGTTTAGAAAAACTACTCGGCGCGGTTCGTCGAAATACATGGATAAGCAAATACCATTCACAGGGATATTGAGCAATAAAGCTGAAGAAAATCCTG ATTTTTTTAACTGGAATCGAGTCAAAGTGCGGTACTGCGATGGCGCATCTTTCGGCGGAGACAGTGAAAATAAG GCTGCAAACCTTCAATTTAGAGGGCAAAAAATATGGCTAGCTGCAATGGAGGAATTAATGTCGAAGGGACTGAAGAACGCTAAACAG GCTCTTTTGTCCGGATGCTCTGCGGGCGGTCTGGCAACTATACTACATTGTGACGAATTCGGAAGCTTGTTTCCAAAATCTACCAAAGTGAAATGTTTCAGTGATGCAGGGTTTTTTCTTGACGC AACCGATGTATCGGGCGGACGCACGTTGAGGAAAATGTTCGGAGGCGTTGTTAGCTTACAG GAAGTGCAAAAGAATCTGCCCGAAAGTTGTCTTAACCACCTCGATCCAACTTCG TGCTTCTTTCCTGAAAACTTGATAGACCATATTCAAACTCCGCTGTTTCTGCTAAACGCGGCTTATGATGGATGGCAG TTGTACGAAAGTTTAGCCCCGTCTACGGCCGATCCCcatggctattggaaagcttgtaaACTGAATCAGACGAATTGTAACTCGACTCAAATTGAGTTCCTCCAAA AGTTCAGGAATCAAATGCTAAACGACGTAAAAGGATTCTCAGCGACATCTCAATCCGGACTATTCATAAACTCTTGTTTTACGCATTGTCAATCCGAGAGACAAGATACATGGTTTGCTGACGACTCTCCGCTCCTTAACAACACG CGGATTGCGAAGGCAGTTGGAAATTGGTTTTTCGATCGTCAAGTTGTTAAAGAAATTGATTGTCCTTATCCGTGCGACAAAACCTGCCATAGTCTGTTCTCGTGA